From Oncorhynchus keta strain PuntledgeMale-10-30-2019 chromosome 8, Oket_V2, whole genome shotgun sequence:
GCAGTGAAATTAACCTGGTCCGCTAGCCAATCAACCGTGTCCCGAGCCTGTCGCCTGCAGTCTGCAGAGAAAAGTTGTGAGTTCTTTGGGCGTTTTGAAGAatcttctctgtcctccatggATGATTCTCATCGTCAGAGGTTGAAGCAGCTCAAAGGGCAAGTACTTTGAAGTaattttttcacctggtcaaaaTCCTTTCTACATTTGACAATCCCAGGATTCATGCCTGGAAAAAATGTATTTGCCTCCCCGTTGTGTCGGATCACTCCTTTCACCTTGAAATGTTTGGCCGCGGTTCTAAGAACTTTCTCTCTGTCCTGGTACCTCAGGAACCGAATGAGGAAGGGATGTGTGTTCTGATCAGTGGATGGGCGAGGGCCAAGTGACCTGTGTGCCCGTTCGATAACCAGAGGTTCAGCTAAATGTTCAGTATAGAGGGGATAATGGCAGCAGATAAATCAATGGGGTCCATCCCCTCGCAGCCCTCGTGGAGGACGATCATTCTAATGTTGCTTCGCCTACTGTAGTTTTCCAAATGGTCGACCTTATTCATTAGGTATTCGCTGTTTTTGCACAGTTTCTGTAGTTCTGTCCCCATTCAGCAGTGCTGATGCGCTCGTCGGCTTCTTTCATTCGTGATCCTAGCGTGTTGATAGTCGTTGTAAACCTGAGATGGAGTTTTTGATTTCAGCCAACTGTGCTGAGATGGAGCAGCTGAACTCAGCCGTTTTCAAGTTAAATTGTGTTGTGAGGGAGTCATTTCCTTCTTTGATCACTTTGAGGATGTGAGCTAGCCTAGCTTCTTAGCTTCTTCCTGAGATGTCATGGTGCGGTCTTGTGTTTCCAAGGAGGCCATGGTCAGAGGTTCATTCTTTGTCGTTTCTGGGTCTGTTTCGGTGCCTCCCTTGCCTTGTTTTTGTCTCGTAGGCATATCACCACACTTGGCTACAGTGTAATAATCAGTATGTTGTTTTTGTCTTGTAGACATATCAATACACTTGGCTACAGTGTAGTAATCAGTATGTTGTTTTTGTCTCCTAGGCATATCCCCACACTTGGCTACAGTGTAGTAATCAGTATGGGGGAAGTTATCAAGTTTTAGGATAAGTTTGTTAAAGATTTATCAGGAGCTCTCGGTCACAGCCATAACAGGCTAGCTTCGCTGCATCACGTAACCCCCCCTGTAGGTCTGTGCTATAAAGCCACCCCCCCTCTTAATCAAAAAGTCCAGATCATTTATTTCATGCACATGAAAGGTGAGGGTGAATTTCAGATGTTCACTGCTTGTATTGAAGGAGTGGAATCGATTAAATTCCTCTGCTGTCCCCTGGAATAGATGGAACACGTCATCAATGAAGACTTTTTCAGAGCCTGATAAGCTGCTAGAATGTATTGTTAGGGCTGACAATCATGCTATTTTTTAAACTACAATGACCTGAGCGCCTACTTGTCTTGTCTGTGTTTCTTTTACACCTGCTACATAAAAGAGACCGAAgaatgtgtaacagtatagcttccgttccTCTCCTCGCCCATGGCCCGAACCAGGgactctgcacacatcaacaactgcctccaACGAAAAATCGTTACCatcgctattagcgcgcaccccgctaactagctagccatttcacattggttacaaaTCCACAATGGTCAATACTATCTGGGATTCTTGAGACAtccttaacccctaccttaaccattttaaatgtcaacttcaatgggcTAGGGAAGTCCCAAGGATGTATCGCTACCTGAAAATACAcaatctaagtgattgatagttggtactCAGCAGTCATAAAGCCTTATTTACTTTaatgaactactaaaatagtgatttggtcagacagcagctctacacTTCATTGACTGACTGATCcattcatccttccatccctcctcagccttcctctcctctgaagACCCAGTGAGGGTGGAGCTCAGTCAGAGAGCTGTTGAGGGACTGGTTAGGAAGAACACTTCTACAGccagagaggtgagaggtcacagaTGGTTTAGATGGTAAATATTTATGTCCCCTTAGTGGTTCATCACATCAACAAAAGGGAATATGTTCCATCATCTATGTTTATTTACATTAGTGCAAATTGTCCACTGATATTGGTGTAATTTCTCACCCGTTTTGGCTGTATGAAAGTTAATTTCCCCTCAGGCACACACATTTGTTCTTTGATATTATGAAGGTCATTTGTGTATAATGTACTTTTCCCCCACATCTTTACATTGCTTCTGCATATTCAGAGGCCTGACTGCATACAGACTATGTCAAAGGCCCATCCTGGTAGATCTGAACCTCATGCAGCTTGGAGTGATCAGATGACAGAAGTCACATTTAGGTGCCAGGTGTAACTGAGGCCGTAGATACTCCATATCCATTACTTTGAGTGTTTTATATAATATGACTAAATGTGTTTATTTCTGTGTTGCAGGGGCAGTCAAGAAATGGAACAGCAAGgccacagaacatgacataagcAGAGCTGTGGGACACCACCTCAAGCCCCTGGTATAGCCGGGGGTGGTGTTCACCACTCCAGCAGGCTGGAAAATTGCGATTGATACTTTTTTTCATACTAAGATGGACCAAGAGTCTGTCGATTGGCCGGTCATTGGGTTCATTTGACTTACAATATgttcaaatcaagctttattaatacagcacatttcagacatggatgcAACCCAATGGAAACAAGAAAAGAAAAACCCACACCAAacttaaagacaggaagcaaaccaaaaTGGTAGcgcaactaaaggtgttgactctccacatctatcaagacaactggagcactgggccagacactcttacaTAGAACCTGGACCAGCTCAGGTGAAATACCTTCCCACTTacaagatggacaagccagcacaggtgtaacacatactgactaacggtGACACCAATCAAAGCGGCCTTAGTGCTAACGAGctaaagtccaacctcaaaacataaatgaAAAAACCAAAGCCTGAAACACCTTCCCCCTTAAGACAACAAATATATCCTATATTTTTGTTGGACACATTTGctcaccaccaacagaaaacaacttccatttcACATTATAATCAACTACAATGCTTAAATATATGGAAAATAATTAGAGATCAAACTCATCTCCAACACGGAAAAACGTGTCAAAATAAATTGTGATCCATGGTAACACACTGATTAAATGCAAAACAAAAATATTTTTGACTGCCAACCCTTGAGACAATCAGAAACCAAGTTGTCCTTACCACAGACATGTTTGATTTCAAGACAAAACGCCTGCGATATCCATAGTAACTTTCCACCTCACCGCAgagcttctctctcttttcagggTTCACTAGATAGGCATGTTGTTGGATCGAGACCCAGTCCCCAATGTCATGCTCTAGTACATTTGGGTTGGCACATCTATGAATTATCCCTGATATTCTAAAAGCAGGGCAACAACGTCAATATAATTGTACCCCAAAATTGTCAGTTGGTTACATAAAAAATGATGATATCAAAACCAAATGTACACCCCTTTGTTAATATGTATTGGCAATAACTCACTTAATGGTGAGGCGTGGAAttataaaacatgtatcttttgtCTGGCTGAATGTTTGAAATATGAGGTGATTTGAGACATCCTTCTTCAGTAGTGGAATAAAGACAATTAGCACTTGAATGTTGTAAAGAAATACTGGAGTGAAGTAGGATTGTTAATAAAAATGATTACAAATGTATTATACTGCGTCCGTGTGTATAGGCTGCAAGTAAGTTAAAATTAAGTTGTTTTCAAGTAATTGAAAACCCCCCCCCCGAAAATACATGTTTTCAACTTTCATATATTGGATGTAGGGCATAGTCTTATTTTCAATGTCTTTTCAATTACATTTTGCTAAATGGGAATAGTGCAATGTAAAAACACAGTTTTATCATGTCCAAATCAACCAATATGTAGATACCGTTTGGGAAATATTGAAAACCTAAATATTTTATAGTGTTGCATTTTGATTCAAGTGGGTCACCAACGTGGTAAGTGTAGTAACACAACACATTTTTTGTTAGTCACTTTGTTAAATCTCAGAAGTACTCTTTCAATTCAGAGCCTGGATTTTTCCCCTGAGGCTAATATCAATTGAACAGGGGGCAAACGTTTAGGGTTCTACATTCTAACATTCATTCAAATACTGcaactacaatgttaaaacattcaaTTGTGACATTATTTCATAATCATGAAACAACTCCTtcatgtattttctgatgtttaatcagagatcttttatcatagtatctcttcccacattgatcacagccaaAAGGTTTTTCTccagtgtgtattctctggtgtgatTTCAGGGATTGTAGCCGaataaaactcttcccacagtgaTCACAGCcaaaaggtttctctcctgtgtgtgttctctggtgtacagttagatagttagatgtagtaaaactcttcccacattgatcacaggtataaggtttctctcctgtgtgtcccCACTGGTGTACTATCATGCTGTTTAgatgagtaaaactcttcccacattgatcacagccataaggtttctctccagtgtgtgttctctggtgtgtaGTTCGAGAGCTAGatgtagtaaaactcttcccacattgatcacaactataaggtttctctcctgtgtgtcccCGCCGGTGTACTATCAGGCTGCCTAGCTGAGTAAAACtattcccacattgatcacagctgtaaggtttctctccagtgtgaattCTTTGATGCATTTTAAGGTCTGATGAACTGTTGAAtcttttcccacagtcagagcagcagtgagaTTTCTTCCCTGTGGGTCTCTGCTGGTGTTTCTTgaggtgttctgatctggagagactcttctctccctcttcagcATCATgatgttgaggctccccagaggatccacagtagtcccgtctctctcctgtgtgtacgACAAAGTCAGACAGACGGTTAAAGGCCCACAACAGCAGAAATCCACTGTTTATTTGAGGTAAAAGGTGATGCCCAGAACATACCCGTGAAGTTGCACAACAATTGCCATCTTAAATTTTACAATTAAGACAGTCAAGCTTGCAACAATAGTcatattttgttttgttctcACATTAGTAGTAACATCGATGATTGTAGGTTAGAAATAAGTTGTTGAGAACCTTTGGTCTCCAATATAGGCTACTTTCTGTGTTTGCTAAAATTGCGGGACGAAGGCGATGCACACGCAATCTGGTTGTAAAAACCCCTCCCTGCTAacgaggaaaccactagttatggatgtagtatatctgcctGGAGCAAAAATGGTGAGCGAAGATTTTAGTTTTTCACAATGTATTCTGAATATTACAGTGCAAGATCAGGAGTGCTACGCAAGGAAACTCGCTTAAGCTCTGTGTCTATTCACTAATTCACCACCATGGGGAAAACCCATGGGAGTTCTCATAGGCTGACAGCAAAAATAGCCTCCATTTACAGGTTGcttatgagtgcatttcacatTACTTTTGGATTATAATTGCAAGGCTCGTTTGAATGTTctgcttaatataatgtttgttACTGTTGCAAATCAACTGCTTTATACTTTTAAAAAAACACTTAAAATGCAATTTGGCTAGCTTTGCCCAGTAAGTGTTTGCCAAATTGGACCACAATTTCCCCTAACAACAGACTATATATCAATTTATATTTCAGGTGAAACATGGAAACTAAAATGTCTTTGTCATGACATTACCTGATCACCAGATCATTTAGTGAATAATCCCACTAGCctactctgtaatgtgttgtcattcTAAATGTCCTGAATAAAGGAAAATAGCTCTGTGTGTTGTACAATAGCCTATCCATCAAGGAACAGTTCTCTACACATTATGAGCTAAGTATCTCTGTGTGCAAATAGACTAACGAGACCCTACAGTAAATCAAGCAGACAataacacattataaacatcaaTTTGTTTGAGATATTGGATCCAACGTGGAGCACGGCATAACTTGAATGAAGAAGCACTTTGGTTGTTGTTGCATGTTGTGATGTTTGTCATTTGACTGGCACGCAGAAAATGATTACGGATCAGCTGATGATAGCTGAACATGTGACAAACTAAACAGCTACAGTATTATGTGTAATTATTGAAGAACCGCATCAATGACCGTATCCTTTTGGGTGTTGTGAATCAACTTTAAGTGACTCTCGGTTAGAAACACTGGATTTAGCAAACTCTGAAATGTTacaactactgttccctgaaggagggaaacgaGGCACAACATACTATTAAATCCACACACGTTATGACTacaactactgttccctgaagcaGGGAAATGAGGTACAACATACTATTAAATCCACGCCTCTCTGGAAGCCCCGCCTTTCACAGGTGGATGAGCGTGAGCCTCGGATTTATTCCTTAAATTTAATACCGCAATTCACCGACCCAGGAAGTGGCGGGGCCAAACAGGTGTTGTAACTCGTTCATAACTGGCACGAAGATCGGTAGAAATTGTAAGATAaattggcactccaaatggaaaagtTTGCCAATTTTATCGGAAACTTCAGCAGCAGAACGTCAGAATTTAGGAAGGCCAGCAGCAGGTCGGGAATTTGTTATTTTCTTCTGGTTATATTGATCTGTGGCTTCCTCAAGTCATTTGTGTTATTTAATCAAACGCTTGAAGCATCAGTTCAAGTTCCGCACATACAGTTGATTTGATTAAACACATACAGTTGATTTGATTAAACACATGGAGTGTgtctatatggaaaaatacacgtcATAACATTTCAACCAATCAATTGGTAGAAATAAAACACTTTTTACATGTTTTATATCTGGGACATACAACATGCatgcattcagaccccttccctttgtTAGAGCCTTATTACAAAATTGATATTTAAAAAGAAATGTCATCCATCTTCAGACAATACctcgtaatgacatcacaataccccataaaagtGAGATTTTTTTTTAGAATACCAGTGGTTGTATCACtgtaggtcatgccagtaggcaaCAGTAGGCTGTAACTCTAGGtaatgccagtaggttacagtaggtaaTGGCTTATTTGTTACGTGAGATTTACTTGATCCAACAGAAGTTTCGTAATGCTTAAATTATGTGGACACGAGACATACAGACAACTTTGATAACACTATAGGAGTTGTCTCCAGATCCCTATGCATATTCATGCTAGTAGCATAGCAtctctctccattgaatacagtCGGTTGACGTCAACAACCCTCATAGAATATAAAATATAGATTACAATAATAAGATctatccaccaatccaaagacaGGATAGGCGGGAGCTAGACAACCCGCAGTGCCGCTTTGCGGACAACGACTCCCCTTAGGGCGGAGAGACATCTTGTcagggtggttagagcgttggactagtaaccggaaggttgcaagttcaaacccccgagatgacaaggtacaaatatgtctttctgcccctgaacaggcagttaaccaactgttcctaggccgtgattgaatataaaaatgtgttcttaactgacttgccaagttaaataaaagtaaaataaatgttaaaaatatCCATAATCTTCGGTGTAGCCAACCCAACTCTCGCATGGCactattgggggggggggcacggTGTGTAGTAAATCATCACTACATGAAAATCACTATAGGCCGTGCCCCGCAGTCTGCAGTAAGGAGATAGACCCTTCTCAAATAAGGGTCTAGTCACTTTTTGGAAACGGAACGGAGAAAACAAGGGGTAGCTTGCTCGCTACGTCTGATTCTAGACATATCAGTCATCATCCTAGTGCCCTCCGTTGAGGTATTGACGAGCGAACTCCGAATATCCAAAGTTAAAAACCAATTGAAGGCGGTACTTACTGGTGTTAATCAGATCTATCTCCACCTCTTCATCTTTCAATGTGACAGTAATCTCCCCTTCCTTCTTTACTTCAAAAACTTCATCCTCCTTTTTCTCTTCTTTCACAATTACATCcatctcctctttcactctgaatgCGTATTTCTCTTCTTTCACAGTAACATCGTCATCCTCTTCTTTCACTCTGAACGTGTCTTCCTCATCTTTCACTGTGacagcctcaccctctacttcttgttttactgtgacatcttcctcttccttctcctctttcacgacaatgttcagccccagagcttctttctccgtccagcagacctcctcttcttctttAATAACAGGAGGGGAGTAGTTTAGTGAGCTCATGGTCGGggatattagctagctagctatcattaGCGACTAGGCTAGTGCTAACTTAACCAGCCAGCTACTATAACTGACTTGTAAAAAATAACGTAAGGTTAACAAGTAGATACGACAGAGGTGTCTAAAACACAGTAGCTAATATATACCGAAAGCGTAAAATAGCTTGAATATTTCGGCTATGTTGGCTAGTAAGCTACCGAGGTGTTTGACGAACTGTTTATGAAGAACCGTCCACTAGATAATACGTCACGCTAGCAGCATCGCCTGAAAGACGCACATCGCcgtctgctgactggagtgggaAACGCAGTTGAGGATCATATTTTATTTTCAGACAGAGATtctttaaaatggatttaattaaaTAATACTATTATATTGAGACATACAAAGACAGTAATGTGTTGATTGATTAGTGCAAACAAAAATGGTTTACTACAGCACATTTAAGGCAGTTTCATTCTGTCAAAGTACATTTAAATAAGTAGCCAGCTACTGTCGGTTTATACTGCTCCTATACGGtttatactgctcctacatggtgtaacaatacataatgtagatgtatataatgaactgACTAGGTCTATattgctcctacatggtgtaacaatacatcacgTATAtcatgaacagactaggtctatactgctcctacatggtgtaacaatacatcatgtagatgtatataatgaactgactaggtctatactgctcctacatggtctatcatgtagatgtatataatgaacagactgcTCCTCCtgcatggtgtaacaatacactaggtctatactgctcctacatggtgtaacaatacatcatgtagatgtatataatgaacagactaggtctatactgctcctacatggtgtaacaatacatcatgtagatgtatataatgaatagactaggtctatactgatCCTACATTTCTTTTAattcttttttttatttcatctttatttaaccaggtaggccagttctcatttacaactgccacctggccaagataaagcaaagcagtgcgacaaaaacaacaacacagagttacacataaacaaacaacacagagctacacatCAACAAATgttcagtcaataacacaatagaagatTGAGATTCTTTTTTTGTTTAGGAATATTGTGAAACACTATCATTCAAGAAAAAAATGGGGGCAATAAACAGCAGGCAAAGTGAGTGTCAGGACAAAATTAACTCAAACGTTTTACCATTGGAACACTTGATGTAATTAAATCAAACGTTTTACCATTGTCGTAGCTGAATCAGAATGAGTTGGAtaacattgataaataagatgttttatctaCTTTCATAATATGCTTATGTGGGAAATGTCACTCTCCCCAGAGAGGGGGAGGTCAGGATTGTCTTCATATGTGAGggtatctgttaaaccatgtgaagggctccacaatgtctgtactccagtcactccctccttttTCCATTGGGGGAGgagtatggcagtgtctggaaccattgtatgtcccctctgatgttgcccttatcttgatcttgtatatgacctagaggctcactaCTCTCCGGGAGTTTGTCCAGGAGgggtgtatttgagatgggagtctCTAGAATTGACCATTTATATATgtcattggatgaggtaatgttttggtactatgTGGTGCCAAGAACGAGATTAGAACCtcgtttaggagaccaaactgaacgataatttatagctaatgctgtctggctatgggatactcctctctcaagtaaaaGTCTTTCTTTGTGAAGTTACTATTATCTGTGGTTTGTCATGTCAACTaggggtggatctttgctataaaaaatctcagttgccattatgttgacactctcagagaaataatttatagacactgaattgatctgagagtcacagggctatggtgaagctcatattatTAAAAAAtgaagtttaagtataactctgactagTGTGTGGCTTGTAACTCTCCTTATTTAGTCATACAGGAAATTACCACGACACCATTGGAACACTTGATGTATCCTCCATTCACATTCTCCATGGTTGTCTCCAGCATGCTAAAGAGTTCACAGCTTGCAATCCCTCATTGTGATTGGTTATTCCCCACCATTTGCAACAACATCACTGAACACCTTCACTATCTTTCCTTCATGGATCTCCtgcatgtttacatatctggcattactcatctcatatgtacagtgccttgcgaaagtattcgccccccttgaactttgcgaccttttgccacatttcaggcttcaaacataaagatatagaactgaatcaacaacaagtttgacacaatcatgaagtggaacgacatttattggatatttcaaacttttttaacaaatcaaaaactgaaaaattgggcgtgcaaaattattcagcccctttactttcagtgcagtaaactctctccagaagttcagtgaggatctctgaatgatccaatgttgacctaaatgactaatgatgataaatacaatccacctgtgtgtaatcaagtctccgtataaatgcacctgcactgtgatagtctcaaaGGTCCGtgaaaagtgcagagagcatcatgaagaacaaggaacacaccaggcaggtccgagatactgttgtgaagaagtttaaagccagatttggatacaaaaagatttcccaagctttaaacatcccaaggagcactgtgcaagcgataatattgaaatggaaggagtatcagaccactgcaaatctaccaagacctggccgtccctctaaactttcagctcatacaaggagaagactgatcagagatgcagccaaaaggcccatgatcactctggatgaactgcagagatctacagctgaggtgggacactctgtccataggacaacaatcagtcgtatattgcacaaatctggcctttatggaagagtggcaagaagaaagccatttcttaaagatatccataaaaagtgttgtttaaagtttgccacaagccacctcttagacacaccaaacatgtggaagaaggtgctctggtcagatgaaaccaaaattgaactttttggcaacaatgcaaaacgttatgtttgttgtaaaagcaacacagctcatcaccctgaacacaccatccccactgtcaaacatggtggtggcagcatcatggtttgggcctgcttttcttcagcagggacagggaagatggttaaaatggatgggaagatggatggagccaaatacaggaccattctggaagaaaacctgatggagtctgcaaaagacctgagactgggacggagatttgtcttccaacaagacaatgatccaaaacataaagcaaaatctacaatggaatggttaaaaaataaacatatccaggtgttagaatggccaagtcaaagtccagacctgaatccaatcgagaatctgtggaaagaactgaaaactgctgttcacaaatgctctccatccaacctcactgagctcgaactgttttgcaaggaggaatgggaaaaaatttcagtctctcgatgtgcaaaactgatagagacataccccaaccgacttacagctgtaatcgcagcaaaagatGGCGCTACAAAgaattaacttaagggggctgaataattttgcacgcccaatttttcagtttttgatttgttaaaaaagtttgaaatatccaataaatgtcgttccacttcatgattgtgtctcacttgttgttgattcttcacataaaaatacagttttatatctttatgtttgaagcctgaaatgtggcaaaaggtcgcaaagttcaagggggccgaatactttcgcaaggcactgtatatactgtattctatcctaatcaactgtatcttagtctatgcattactcatctcatatgtatatactgtattctatactattctactgtatcttagtctatgccgctctgacatcaCTGGTCCAactatttatatattcttaattcccttcctttagattgtgtgtattgttagatattacttgttagatattactggactgttggagctaaaaacacaaacatttcgctacacccgcaataacatctgctaaacaagtgtatgtgacaaataaaatgtgatttgatgtatAGAACACTCCgtgttctactacccaggtctggtgttggagatCATTCCACATTCTGTGTTTtactacccaggtctggtgtgGGTCATTCTACACTCCATAGACATGGTAGAgcgaaaagaaagaaagagatactGCCTGGTGATAATTGACAGGTTCACCAGGTGGGTGGAACCATCCCACTACCAACTGCATTGCGTGTACAGTTGCAAAATGGCTAGTTAGGGAAATTATACTCGGGTtcggagtagaggtcgaccgat
This genomic window contains:
- the LOC127931337 gene encoding zinc finger protein 239-like gives rise to the protein MSSLNYSPPVIKEEEEVCWTEKEALGLNIVVKEEKEEEDVTVKQEVEGEAVTVKDEEDTFRVKEEDDDVTVKEEKYAFRVKEEMDVIVKEEKKEDEVFEVKKEGEITVTLKDEEVEIDLINTRERRDYCGSSGEPQHHDAEEGEKSLSRSEHLKKHQQRPTGKKSHCCSDCGKRFNSSSDLKMHQRIHTGEKPYSCDQCGNSFTQLGSLIVHRRGHTGEKPYSCDQCGKSFTTSSSRTTHQRTHTGEKPYGCDQCGKSFTHLNSMIVHQWGHTGEKPYTCDQCGKSFTTSNYLTVHQRTHTGEKPFGCDHCGKSFIRLQSLKSHQRIHTGEKPFGCDQCGKRYYDKRSLIKHQKIHEGVVS